A segment of the Bacillus sp. es.034 genome:
TGGATAAGCTTTCTTTATATGCAAGTGATACGAACCGGATCGATGTGGAAGTCGTTGAGAGGTTAACGGCAAGGTCGTTGGAACAAAATATTTTCACGTTAGTGGACAAAGTTGTGCACAGAAGGATCGATGAAGCTTTAAGGATCTATTACGATCTGCTCAAGCAAAATGAAGAACCGCTCAAAATCCTGGCAATACTCGCTGGTCAGTTCCGCCTCATATACGGCACAAAGGAGCTTTCACGCAGAGGCTACGGCCAACAAAAGATTGCCACGACCTTAAAAGTGCATCCGTTCAGGGTAAAACTCGCAGCCGGACAGGCAAAGCATTTCAATGATAAGCAGCTGGCCCATATCATCGATACCCTTTCACAAGGGGATTATGAAATCAAATCAGGAAAGATTAAGAAAGAACTGATGATTGAAATGTTCCTGTTTAAACTTCATGATCAAAGTTTTACATAAAAAAACCACCGGACCAATTGGTTCGGTGGTTTTTTTCAATTAGTTCGCTTTTTTCATTAGGCGAGACTTTTGACGATCTGCAGCGTTTTTGTGGATAAGACCTTTTTGAGCTGCTTTGTCTAATTGACGTACCGCTTCAGTTACTAGATCTTTCGCATTATCAGCGCTGTTAGTCGCTGCTGCTTCTGCTTTCTTGATCGCAGTACGCATAGTAGATTTTACTGCAGCGTTTTGAGCGTTACGCTCGTTGCTTGTTTTTACGCGTTTGATAGCTGATTTGATATTTGGCATTCCTGTCACCTCCTATAAAAGGATCGAGATTCTATGTGACTCGATTTAAATTCCTAAACAATAAGAACAAATGATATTTTATCAAACGGACAGTGATATTGCAATACTATGGAGAGAAATTAAACAAGTGAATGAACACCTACTAAAAAGGTAAACATAAAAAAATACTGGATAATATCCCAAGCCTGGAGGTAGAGTCACTATGAAAAAAGAAGAAATCGATCTTAGTAAATATTGCGTGCGTACCGATCTTGCCGTGGAAGCAAGGGAAATGGTCGTCAGTGATAAAGCGGAGGATACGTCATCCATTAAGGGTGTCATGATTAAAGAAAAAGAAGAAGATGGAGTGAAGGTTTCCCTGGTAACGGTCACGCCTGAAGGGGAAGAAAAAATCGGTAAGAAACCGGGCAACTATCTGACCATCGAAGCTCATGGTATCCGTGAAGAAAATACAGAGCTCCAACAGAAGGTCGAAAATATATTCGCCAATGAATTCAATCAATTCCTGATCAATAATAAAATCAGTAAAAATGCAAGCTGTTTGATCGTCGGCCTCGGAAACTGGAATGTGACCCCGGATTCATTGGGGCCAAGGGTATGTGAAGACATCATCGTGACGAGACATCTATTCGAACTGCAGCCGGAGTCGGTGGAAGAAGGGTATCGACCGGTCAGTGCCCTCGTTCCGGGTGTCATGGGACTGACCGGGATTGAAACGAGCGATATCATTTTCGGCGTGGTGGAGAAATCCAAGCCCGACTTTATCATCGCCATCGACGCCCTGGCTTCCCGGTCGATCGAACGCGTCAATGCGACGATCCAGATTTCAGATACCGGAATCCATCCGGGGTCCGGGGTGGGGAATAAACGAAAAGGGCTGGATCAGGAAACGCTGGGTGTTCCCGTCATTGCCATCGGTGTTCCCACCGTGTTGGATGCCGTGACGATCGTCAGTGATACAGTGGATTTTCTCTTGAAACATTTTGGAAAAGAAATGAGAGAAGGCGATCGTCCATCAAGATCCCTTGCGCCTGCAGGATTAAGCTTCGGTGAGAGAAGGAAATTGACGGAGGAAGATCTCCCGGAAGAACAGCATCGCCAGACATTTATGGGGATCGTCGGGACCCTTGAAGATCAGGAAAAACGAAAACTGATTCATGAAGTCCTGTCTCCGCTCGGCCATAACCTGATGGTCACACCGAAAGAAGTGGATGTGTTTATGGAGGACATGGCGAACCTCATCGCAAGCGGACTCAATGCGGCGCTCCATGACTCGGTGAATCAGGCAAATACGGGGTATCAGACAAGATAAATGGATTGGGATGATAACGCCTCAAGGGGAAATGTGGACCTCGAGGCGTTTTTTTATGAGAAAACCTTTCCTCTTTCTCGTAAAAATCCAACCGAGTGCACCTTTCCATCACGAAAAATACTAGACTCCACCGTTTAACTTTCCACCAATCATCTCATAATGACTACTACATAGAGTTCTACTATCTCTATCATTGTCATAGGTTGTACTAGAGTAGAGAAAAGAAAGGGTGGGAGAATGAGATCATACAAAGACTCTAACTATGTCATTGCCATTCAAATGTCTACGATACTGAAAGGGACGCTGATCTTCATTGCAGGATTGCTCTCGGTATTTTCGATGGTCGGCATCCTCACTTCCTTCAACCCTGAATATAGAATAACGTCTAATTCGTTGAATCAAGCGGCTTCCAGTGTGAAGGGTGAAACATTATATAAAATCTTGGCCCTGGAAAACCGGTCTTTCAATCAAATATTGACAGAAGAGGAACAGGCCCTCCCAAGCTTGTCATCCATCTTCTTTCAGGTGGCCACCAACGTAAGTTTCGAAGATCCCCGGAGCTTTCTCGGTCGCGAACTGCCTGGTTTCTCGATTTTCGACGGGGAAATTCTGGTGGCAGGGGAAGGGACGGACTTTACGAATATGCCGATTGAATCGGTCCCCCCACCCGAAGCCCTGGAATCTGAAAATGAAGCGCCACTCAAAAATGTCGGGGATCTGAAAGAAACCAATCAAAAGGCCGGGGATGTAGCGCCGCCATTATCCACAGGAAATAAAAAGACGGTCCTACTTTACTTCACCCATACGAGGGAATCCTATCTTCCTTATCTGAAGGGAGTGACCAATCCGGATTCCGCCATGCACTCGAAGATCAATGTCACCAGGGTGGGTGAAATGGTAAAGACGGGATTGGAGGACGAGGGGGTAGGAACAAGCATCGATAAAACCGATGTGATCCAAAACTTGAACCATAAGGGACTTGACTACTGGGCAGCTTATCAGGAGTCGCGGCCGCTGGTGCAGGCAGCCATGACCAGCAATAAAGATTTGTTGTATATGGTGGATATTCACCGTGATTCACAGAGAAGAGACATGACGACTGTGACGATAGAGGGCAAACCCTATGCAAAGCTTGCATTTGTTGTAGGGGAAGAGCATCCGAACTATGAACAGAACCTTAAGCTGGCAACCGAACTTCATAAGCGTTTGGAATCAAAATATAAAGGTATTTCACGTGGAGTCATTGCGAAAAAGGGCAGTGGCACGAACGGTAAATTCAATCAGGATCTTTCAGGAAACGCCATGCTCCTTGAATTCGGAGGGGTGGATAATACATTTGAGGAACTGGAGAGGACGGCAGAGGCTTTCGCTGATGTATTCGCTGAGTATTATTGGCAGGCAGAAAAGGTGGATGGTTCCCTCACGACGCCTGCTGTAAGACAGTAATGAAAAGGATGGATGAACATGACGAAATTCTTTTTTAAATGTGCATTTCTCATAACGGCATTATTTATCGGAGTCCTGATCGGGATGCAATATGCCAATCAAGGAATCGTGGATATGAAGGGACATGAACAGCAGAACTTCACCTCTCCTGTCGGTGTTAACCAGAATATGGAAGGGGATGTCAAGGCATCGTTCCTCGGGAATGAGATAGATT
Coding sequences within it:
- a CDS encoding DUF3679 domain-containing protein, whose protein sequence is MTKFFFKCAFLITALFIGVLIGMQYANQGIVDMKGHEQQNFTSPVGVNQNMEGDVKASFLGNEIDSKTLTEKKEKLEEMKSFNVFSSIGKVIANTIESITNKIVDVIASLI
- a CDS encoding stage II sporulation protein P — translated: MRSYKDSNYVIAIQMSTILKGTLIFIAGLLSVFSMVGILTSFNPEYRITSNSLNQAASSVKGETLYKILALENRSFNQILTEEEQALPSLSSIFFQVATNVSFEDPRSFLGRELPGFSIFDGEILVAGEGTDFTNMPIESVPPPEALESENEAPLKNVGDLKETNQKAGDVAPPLSTGNKKTVLLYFTHTRESYLPYLKGVTNPDSAMHSKINVTRVGEMVKTGLEDEGVGTSIDKTDVIQNLNHKGLDYWAAYQESRPLVQAAMTSNKDLLYMVDIHRDSQRRDMTTVTIEGKPYAKLAFVVGEEHPNYEQNLKLATELHKRLESKYKGISRGVIAKKGSGTNGKFNQDLSGNAMLLEFGGVDNTFEELERTAEAFADVFAEYYWQAEKVDGSLTTPAVRQ
- the gpr gene encoding GPR endopeptidase; translation: MKKEEIDLSKYCVRTDLAVEAREMVVSDKAEDTSSIKGVMIKEKEEDGVKVSLVTVTPEGEEKIGKKPGNYLTIEAHGIREENTELQQKVENIFANEFNQFLINNKISKNASCLIVGLGNWNVTPDSLGPRVCEDIIVTRHLFELQPESVEEGYRPVSALVPGVMGLTGIETSDIIFGVVEKSKPDFIIAIDALASRSIERVNATIQISDTGIHPGSGVGNKRKGLDQETLGVPVIAIGVPTVLDAVTIVSDTVDFLLKHFGKEMREGDRPSRSLAPAGLSFGERRKLTEEDLPEEQHRQTFMGIVGTLEDQEKRKLIHEVLSPLGHNLMVTPKEVDVFMEDMANLIASGLNAALHDSVNQANTGYQTR
- the rpsT gene encoding 30S ribosomal protein S20 produces the protein MPNIKSAIKRVKTSNERNAQNAAVKSTMRTAIKKAEAAATNSADNAKDLVTEAVRQLDKAAQKGLIHKNAADRQKSRLMKKAN